The following are encoded together in the Streptomyces sp. NBC_00341 genome:
- a CDS encoding cupin domain-containing protein, whose amino-acid sequence MSTSRTELQDPGAATAGAGVLETRLTRLRREEFARDVWARTALLTRRADDFSDLFSADAVDELISRRGLRTPFLRVAKNGDTLPASSFTASAGVGATISDQLDDTALWREFADGATLVLQALQRTWGPVADFSTALSRELGHPVQANAYVTPPQNRGFDDHYDVHDVFVLQIEGTKRWIVHRPVHPDPLRDQPWTDHRSAVAEAAEGEPHIDTVLAPGDVLYLPRGWLHAAEARGEVSIHLTLGIHNWTRYELAEQLAQAALATLRDDPGMRGSLPLGVDGPAGEMDLVRERLVAAVEESDAAPLFHRARRARGRPAPLGPLAQLAAVDGLGPRTPVSLREALEARLEGGCLITRVGRLDVPEKDLPSLTRLLDGEVRTAGDLGVELAGRLLHAGVLMPAGP is encoded by the coding sequence TTGAGCACGTCCCGGACCGAGCTCCAGGACCCCGGTGCCGCGACGGCGGGCGCCGGGGTCCTGGAGACACGCCTGACCCGGCTGCGCCGGGAGGAGTTCGCCCGTGACGTCTGGGCGCGCACGGCGCTGCTCACCCGTCGCGCCGACGACTTCTCGGACCTGTTCTCCGCCGACGCCGTGGACGAACTCATCTCGCGTCGCGGACTGCGTACCCCTTTCCTCCGCGTCGCCAAGAACGGCGACACGCTTCCCGCGTCCTCGTTCACCGCCTCCGCGGGCGTGGGCGCCACCATCTCCGACCAGCTCGACGACACCGCTCTGTGGCGCGAGTTCGCCGACGGCGCCACACTCGTCCTGCAGGCCCTGCAGCGCACTTGGGGCCCGGTCGCGGACTTCAGCACCGCACTGAGCAGGGAGCTGGGACATCCCGTACAGGCCAATGCGTACGTCACCCCGCCCCAGAACCGGGGGTTCGACGACCACTACGACGTCCACGATGTCTTCGTCCTCCAGATCGAGGGCACCAAGCGCTGGATCGTCCACCGGCCCGTCCACCCCGACCCGCTGCGTGACCAGCCCTGGACCGATCACCGCTCCGCCGTCGCCGAGGCCGCAGAGGGCGAGCCCCACATCGACACCGTGCTCGCACCGGGTGATGTCCTCTACCTGCCCCGGGGCTGGCTGCACGCCGCCGAGGCGCGGGGCGAGGTCTCGATCCACCTGACGCTCGGGATCCACAACTGGACCCGCTACGAGCTGGCGGAACAGCTGGCCCAGGCCGCTCTCGCGACGCTGCGCGACGACCCGGGTATGCGCGGTTCCCTGCCCCTGGGCGTGGACGGGCCGGCCGGCGAGATGGACCTGGTGCGCGAACGCCTCGTCGCGGCGGTCGAGGAGTCCGACGCCGCTCCGCTGTTCCACCGCGCGCGGCGGGCGCGGGGACGGCCCGCGCCGCTGGGTCCACTGGCCCAGCTCGCGGCCGTCGACGGCCTCGGCCCGCGGACTCCCGTCAGCCTCCGGGAAGCACTGGAAGCACGGCTGGAGGGCGGGTGTCTGATCACCCGCGTGGGCCGGCTCGACGTGCCGGAGAAGGATCTGCCGTCGCTGACCCGGCTGCTCGACGGCGAGGTCCGCACGGCTGGGGATCTCGGCGTCGAGCTCGCCGGGAGACTGCTGCACGCGGGTGTACTCATGCCCGCCGGACCGTGA
- a CDS encoding sucrase ferredoxin codes for MRDTERFFCADAARDRGDPIIGTAPYGLVWVLIEYRGGWPVNGFDGLDLAPGVKALLFASAQAVRARVLLIRRHGRRRREGPKRWAVLRYDGSGAHRQQWGTWSRDEDLAEVARALGTPGEPGAPGETGLPPVVLVCTHGQHDTCCAVRGRPVGRALNERWPDLVWECTHVGGDRFAANIVVAPDGVYYGGLDAGSSVEVIGEHLAGRIHAEHLRGYTDLPPPQQAAVAALLGRYGPAGRHDYTVAGTSHAGAHWLIRVIGHRPRPTAYDVEVRAHRAPPHQLTCHGPAMSSAAVHEATSIRIV; via the coding sequence GTGAGGGATACGGAGCGTTTCTTCTGCGCCGATGCCGCCCGCGACCGCGGCGACCCCATCATCGGCACGGCCCCGTACGGCCTCGTCTGGGTCCTCATCGAGTACCGGGGCGGATGGCCGGTCAACGGCTTCGACGGCCTCGATCTGGCGCCCGGCGTCAAAGCGCTCCTGTTCGCCTCCGCCCAGGCGGTGAGGGCGCGCGTTCTTCTGATCAGGCGCCACGGACGCCGCAGGCGCGAGGGCCCGAAGCGCTGGGCGGTGCTGCGCTACGACGGCTCCGGCGCCCATCGCCAGCAATGGGGCACGTGGAGCCGGGACGAGGACCTGGCGGAGGTCGCCAGAGCGCTCGGCACCCCGGGAGAGCCCGGCGCTCCGGGAGAAACCGGCCTCCCTCCCGTCGTGCTCGTCTGCACCCACGGCCAGCACGACACCTGCTGCGCGGTGCGCGGACGGCCCGTGGGTCGCGCCCTGAACGAGCGCTGGCCCGACCTGGTGTGGGAGTGCACGCATGTCGGTGGTGACCGGTTCGCCGCCAATATCGTCGTCGCACCCGACGGCGTCTACTACGGGGGTCTCGACGCCGGGTCATCCGTCGAAGTGATCGGCGAACACCTGGCCGGACGCATCCACGCGGAACATCTGCGCGGATACACGGATCTCCCTCCGCCCCAGCAGGCGGCTGTAGCAGCCCTGCTCGGGCGCTACGGCCCGGCCGGCCGGCACGACTACACGGTCGCCGGAACCTCCCACGCCGGCGCCCACTGGCTGATCCGGGTCATCGGTCACCGGCCCCGCCCGACGGCCTACGACGTCGAGGTACGGGCCCACCGCGCCCCACCGCACCAGCTGACCTGCCACGGCCCGGCGATGAGCTCCGCAGCCGTCCACGAGGCCACGTCGATCCGCATCGTCTGA
- a CDS encoding NTP transferase domain-containing protein, with amino-acid sequence MTSTPLHSSPSVNPAVAGLLLAAGGGRRLGGRPKALLEHRGGLLVDHAVRTLRDGGCGPVHVVLGAAADEVRARAELSGCAVTVNPEWTEGMGSSLRAGLAALAGTGADAVVVLLVDQPGIGAGAVARVRSAYRSRTSLAAASYAGERGHPVMFGADLWADISAGAVGDQGARAYLREHRDAITLVECSDVAQAYDIDTAEDLSHLE; translated from the coding sequence ATGACAAGCACTCCGCTCCATTCCTCCCCCTCCGTCAACCCGGCCGTCGCCGGGCTACTCCTCGCCGCGGGCGGCGGCCGCCGGCTGGGCGGCCGCCCCAAGGCGCTGCTGGAACACCGCGGCGGCCTCCTCGTCGACCACGCGGTACGCACCCTGCGGGACGGCGGCTGCGGCCCGGTCCATGTGGTGCTCGGTGCGGCGGCCGACGAGGTGCGGGCCAGGGCGGAGCTGTCAGGCTGCGCGGTGACCGTCAACCCGGAGTGGACCGAGGGCATGGGCTCCTCGCTGCGGGCGGGGCTCGCCGCCCTCGCCGGGACGGGCGCGGACGCCGTCGTCGTCCTCCTGGTCGACCAGCCCGGCATCGGCGCCGGGGCGGTGGCACGGGTGCGGTCGGCGTACCGCTCCCGTACGAGCCTGGCAGCGGCCTCGTACGCGGGTGAACGCGGCCATCCGGTGATGTTCGGGGCCGATCTGTGGGCAGACATCTCGGCGGGGGCGGTGGGCGATCAGGGGGCGCGCGCCTATCTGCGGGAGCACCGCGATGCGATCACGCTCGTCGAGTGTTCCGATGTGGCTCAGGCGTACGACATCGACACGGCGGAGGACCTGTCCCACCTTGAGTGA
- a CDS encoding BatC protein, giving the protein MTNPEQDPNQQEGPADGGAAGTPGVHDGGADGGAEGPADGGAAGTPGVHDGGADGGADAGAEGPADGGAAGTPGVHDGGADGGADGGADGGADQSGNGS; this is encoded by the coding sequence ATGACCAACCCCGAGCAGGACCCGAACCAGCAAGAAGGTCCGGCGGACGGTGGCGCGGCCGGTACGCCGGGTGTCCATGACGGCGGCGCTGACGGCGGTGCGGAGGGTCCCGCGGACGGTGGCGCGGCGGGTACGCCGGGTGTCCACGACGGTGGTGCCGATGGCGGCGCTGACGCCGGTGCGGAGGGTCCCGCGGACGGTGGCGCGGCCGGTACGCCCGGTGTCCACGACGGCGGTGCGGACGGTGGCGCCGACGGCGGTGCGGACGGCGGTGCGGATCAGTCCGGCAACGGTTCTTGA
- a CDS encoding ABC transporter permease, translating into MFVAWRDLRFARGRFALMGTVVVLITLLVGLLSGLTAGLARENTSAVTGLSADHLAFAAPPDGQSVSFTNSTVKESAWRSWAGQPGVEKAQPLGIRTIDAAAVAGERTAAVSAFGVEPDGGPAPSGTPVGPGKVVLSAQAADDLSARTGDRLRLGGAEVTVAAVAGDASYSHTPVVWTALADWQRLGADGAARATVIALTTTDGADLAAGDRAAGTSTLTLDGSLTAIGSYQAENGSLQLMRGFLFAISALVIGAFFTVWTIQRSGDVAVLKALGASTPYLLRDALGQAVVMLAIGTGIGTALASGIGALVSGGAVPFVLEASTVLVPAAVMIALGAVGAALSIRRITAVDPLTALGSAR; encoded by the coding sequence ATGTTCGTCGCATGGAGAGACCTTCGGTTCGCCAGGGGCCGGTTCGCGCTCATGGGCACGGTCGTGGTGCTGATCACGCTGCTCGTGGGTCTGCTGTCCGGGCTCACGGCCGGACTGGCCCGGGAGAACACCTCGGCCGTCACGGGGCTGAGCGCCGACCACCTGGCGTTCGCCGCCCCGCCCGACGGCCAGTCGGTGTCCTTCACCAATTCCACCGTCAAGGAGAGTGCCTGGCGGAGCTGGGCCGGGCAGCCCGGCGTCGAGAAGGCCCAGCCGCTCGGCATCCGCACGATCGACGCCGCCGCGGTGGCGGGGGAGCGGACGGCGGCCGTCTCCGCGTTCGGCGTCGAACCGGACGGCGGCCCGGCGCCCTCCGGCACCCCGGTCGGACCGGGAAAGGTGGTGCTCTCCGCGCAGGCCGCGGATGATCTCTCCGCCCGGACCGGCGACCGGCTGCGCCTCGGCGGCGCCGAGGTCACCGTAGCGGCGGTCGCGGGCGACGCCTCGTACAGCCATACCCCGGTCGTCTGGACCGCGCTGGCCGACTGGCAGCGGCTCGGGGCCGACGGCGCGGCCCGCGCCACCGTCATCGCCCTGACCACCACCGACGGCGCGGACCTGGCGGCGGGCGACCGCGCGGCCGGCACCAGCACGCTCACCCTGGACGGCTCGCTCACCGCGATCGGCTCCTACCAGGCCGAGAACGGCTCGCTCCAGCTGATGCGCGGATTCCTCTTCGCCATCTCCGCACTGGTCATCGGCGCCTTCTTCACCGTCTGGACGATCCAGCGCAGCGGCGACGTCGCCGTCCTCAAGGCACTCGGTGCCTCCACGCCCTACTTGCTCCGGGACGCACTCGGACAGGCCGTGGTGATGCTCGCCATCGGTACGGGGATCGGCACCGCCCTCGCCTCCGGCATCGGCGCCCTGGTCAGCGGCGGCGCCGTGCCGTTCGTCCTGGAGGCGTCGACCGTCCTCGTCCCGGCAGCCGTCATGATCGCCCTCGGTGCCGTCGGGGCGGCCCTGTCCATCCGGCGGATCACCGCCGTCGACCCGCTCACCGCACTCGGGAGTGCCCGATGA
- a CDS encoding response regulator transcription factor has translation MTTPIRLLLADDHPVVRAGLRAVLDTEPDFHVAAEAATAEQAVALAATGEFDVVLMDLQFGPGLHGSEATAAITSVPDAPRVLILTTYDTDADILAAVEAGAAGYLLKDAPPEELAAAVRTAAAGRSALAPAVAHRLMDRMRTPAEALTKRELEVLQLVGEGLSNLRISKKLFLSQATVKSHLVHIYAKLGVDSRTAAVAAATARRLIRR, from the coding sequence ATGACCACGCCGATCAGACTGCTGCTCGCCGACGACCACCCGGTGGTCCGGGCGGGGCTGCGGGCCGTTCTGGACACCGAGCCGGACTTCCACGTCGCCGCGGAGGCCGCCACCGCGGAGCAGGCCGTGGCCCTGGCCGCGACCGGCGAGTTCGACGTCGTCCTGATGGACCTGCAGTTCGGCCCCGGTCTCCACGGCTCGGAGGCCACCGCCGCGATCACCTCGGTGCCGGACGCGCCCCGGGTGCTGATCCTGACCACCTACGACACGGACGCCGACATCCTGGCCGCGGTCGAGGCGGGGGCCGCCGGCTATCTGCTGAAGGACGCCCCGCCGGAGGAGCTGGCCGCCGCGGTCCGTACGGCGGCGGCCGGCCGGTCCGCACTCGCCCCGGCCGTCGCGCACCGGCTGATGGACCGGATGAGGACCCCCGCGGAGGCCCTCACCAAGCGCGAGCTGGAGGTCCTGCAACTGGTGGGCGAGGGGCTGTCCAACCTGCGGATCAGCAAGAAGCTGTTCCTGAGCCAGGCGACCGTGAAGTCCCATCTGGTGCACATCTACGCCAAGCTGGGCGTCGACTCACGCACGGCGGCGGTCGCGGCGGCGACGGCCCGCAGGCTCATCCGCCGCTGA
- the aceB gene encoding malate synthase A, with protein sequence MSAPAPSSLAIVDAEPLPRQDEVLTPAALAFVAELHRRFTPRRDELLARRGERRAEIARTSTLDFLPETAAIRADDSWKVAPAPAALNDRRVEITGPTDRKMTINALNSGAKVWLADFEDASAPTWENVVLGQLNLIDAYNRAIDFTDPKSGKSYALKPADELATVVTRPRGWHLDERHLQLDGAPVPGALVDFGLYFFHNAQRLIDLGKGPYFYLPKTESHLEARLWNDIFVFAQDELSIPQGTVRATVLIETITAAYEMEEILYELRDHASGLNAGRWDYLFSIVKNFRDGGAKFVLPDRNAVTMTAPFMRAYTELLVRTCHKRGAHAIGGMAAFIPSRRDAEVNKVAFEKVKADKDREAGDGFDGSWVAHPDLVPIAMASFDAVLGEKPNQKERLREDVSVAAGDLIAIDTLHAKPTYDGLRNAVAVGIRYIEAWLRGMGAVAIFNLMEDAATAEISRSQIWQWINADVVFENGEHATADLARKVAAEELAAIRTEVGDEAFTAGKWQQAHDLLLQVSLDQDYADFLTLPAYEQLR encoded by the coding sequence ATGTCCGCACCAGCGCCGTCCTCGCTGGCCATCGTCGATGCCGAGCCCCTGCCCCGGCAGGACGAGGTCCTCACCCCCGCGGCCCTCGCGTTCGTGGCCGAGCTGCACCGCCGGTTCACCCCGCGCCGTGACGAGCTCCTCGCCCGCCGCGGCGAGCGCCGCGCGGAGATCGCCCGCACCTCCACGCTGGACTTCCTGCCGGAGACCGCGGCGATCCGTGCGGACGACTCCTGGAAGGTCGCTCCGGCCCCCGCGGCCCTGAACGACCGCCGGGTGGAGATCACCGGTCCCACCGACCGCAAGATGACCATCAACGCCCTGAACTCGGGCGCCAAGGTCTGGCTCGCCGACTTCGAGGACGCGTCCGCCCCCACGTGGGAGAACGTCGTCCTCGGCCAGCTCAACCTGATCGACGCCTACAACCGCGCCATCGACTTCACCGACCCGAAGTCCGGCAAGTCCTACGCCCTGAAGCCCGCGGACGAGCTCGCGACCGTCGTCACCCGTCCGCGCGGCTGGCACCTGGACGAACGCCACCTCCAGCTCGACGGCGCCCCGGTGCCCGGCGCACTGGTCGACTTCGGCCTCTACTTCTTCCACAACGCCCAGCGCCTCATCGACCTCGGCAAGGGCCCGTACTTCTACCTGCCGAAGACGGAGTCGCACCTGGAGGCCCGCCTCTGGAACGACATCTTCGTCTTCGCCCAGGACGAGCTGTCCATCCCGCAGGGCACCGTCCGTGCCACGGTCCTGATCGAGACGATCACCGCCGCCTACGAGATGGAGGAGATCCTCTACGAGCTCCGCGACCACGCCTCCGGGCTGAACGCCGGCCGCTGGGACTACCTCTTCTCCATCGTCAAGAACTTCCGTGACGGCGGCGCCAAGTTCGTCCTGCCGGACCGCAACGCGGTGACGATGACCGCCCCGTTCATGCGGGCGTACACCGAACTCCTCGTCCGCACCTGCCACAAGCGCGGCGCCCACGCGATCGGCGGCATGGCGGCCTTCATCCCGTCCCGCCGCGACGCCGAGGTCAACAAGGTGGCCTTCGAGAAGGTCAAGGCCGACAAGGACCGCGAGGCCGGCGACGGCTTCGACGGCTCCTGGGTCGCCCACCCCGACCTGGTCCCGATCGCGATGGCCTCCTTCGACGCGGTCCTCGGCGAGAAGCCGAACCAGAAGGAACGCCTGCGCGAGGACGTCTCGGTGGCGGCCGGCGATCTGATCGCCATCGACACCCTGCACGCCAAGCCCACCTACGACGGTCTGCGCAACGCCGTCGCGGTCGGCATCCGCTACATCGAGGCCTGGCTGCGCGGCATGGGCGCGGTCGCCATCTTCAACCTGATGGAGGACGCGGCCACCGCCGAGATCTCGCGCTCGCAGATCTGGCAGTGGATCAACGCGGACGTGGTCTTCGAGAACGGCGAGCACGCCACGGCGGACCTGGCCCGCAAGGTCGCGGCCGAGGAACTCGCCGCGATCCGCACCGAGGTCGGCGACGAGGCCTTCACTGCCGGCAAGTGGCAGCAGGCCCACGACCTGCTGCTCCAGGTCTCCCTGGACCAGGACTACGCGGACTTCCTGACACTGCCCGCGTACGAGCAGCTGCGCTGA
- a CDS encoding ABC transporter ATP-binding protein has protein sequence MTLTLTDVTLTYPDGEGRLTALDRVFLDVPAGTLTAVVGPSGSGKSSLLAVAATLVTPDEGAVVVAGTDTVGLSRADKAALRRERIGIVFQQPNLLASLTAAEQLQVMAHLSGGAPRAARTRALELLDAVGLADKADRRPHQLSGGQRQRINIARALMNDPAVLLVDEPTSALDHERGAAVLDLLVTLTRERSTATVMVTHDRTHLDRMDVTVTMRDGRLTAAALA, from the coding sequence ATGACCCTCACGCTCACCGATGTCACGCTCACCTACCCCGACGGCGAGGGGCGGCTCACCGCCCTGGACCGGGTCTTCCTCGACGTGCCCGCCGGCACCCTCACCGCCGTCGTCGGCCCCTCCGGCTCGGGCAAGTCCAGCCTGCTGGCCGTGGCCGCCACCCTGGTCACCCCGGACGAGGGCGCCGTCGTCGTCGCGGGGACGGACACGGTGGGGCTCAGCCGCGCGGACAAGGCGGCGCTGCGCCGCGAGCGGATCGGCATCGTCTTCCAGCAGCCCAACCTGCTGGCGTCGCTGACCGCCGCGGAGCAGCTCCAGGTCATGGCCCATCTGTCGGGCGGTGCCCCCCGGGCCGCCCGGACCCGGGCGCTGGAACTGCTCGACGCGGTCGGCCTGGCCGACAAGGCCGACCGCAGGCCGCACCAGCTCTCCGGGGGCCAGCGCCAGCGGATCAACATCGCGCGGGCCCTGATGAACGACCCGGCGGTCCTGCTCGTCGACGAGCCGACCAGCGCGCTGGACCACGAACGGGGGGCGGCCGTGCTGGACCTGCTCGTCACGCTGACCCGCGAGCGGTCCACGGCGACCGTCATGGTCACCCACGACCGGACCCATCTGGACCGGATGGACGTGACGGTCACGATGCGGGACGGCCGGCTGACGGCCGCGGCACTGGCCTGA
- a CDS encoding sensor histidine kinase — protein sequence METRVHPPVAAALRLCLHALLLGLLALAAVKAVSAGDPHAAAVVVVSCVLASVYAAGALAPVVQPGTRAGAGWLAVLGALWLVLLALSPDGLWVAFPLYFLQLHLLPMRWGLPAVAVTAAAAITSFLVHGQAVTPGTFIGPVLGAAVAVATVLGYDALFRESERRRELIEELVSTRAELAAAERTAGTLAERERLAREIHDTLAQGLSSIQLFLRAAERTLEPDAPATPHVRQAREAAQDNLAEARRFVRALTPPDLENGSLAAALERLSDRSTDAALTVQFAVSGTPVELPTPYEVALLRTAQSALANTVRHAEARRAEITLSFMDTSVALDVVDDGHGFSPDTVPAGGSGTGTGGFGLPAMRSRARSLGGTLSVESAPGQGTAVALTLPLPAGTDLPLSARTNGQDSA from the coding sequence ATGGAAACACGTGTTCATCCGCCGGTCGCAGCCGCGCTGCGGCTGTGTCTGCACGCCCTGCTGCTGGGACTGCTGGCGCTGGCGGCGGTCAAGGCCGTGAGCGCCGGGGATCCGCACGCCGCCGCCGTCGTCGTGGTGTCCTGCGTGCTGGCCTCGGTGTACGCGGCGGGTGCGCTGGCTCCTGTCGTCCAGCCGGGGACCCGGGCGGGGGCGGGCTGGCTCGCCGTGCTGGGGGCGCTCTGGCTGGTGCTGCTGGCGCTGTCGCCGGACGGGCTGTGGGTGGCGTTCCCGCTGTACTTCCTCCAGTTGCACCTGCTGCCGATGCGCTGGGGGCTGCCCGCAGTCGCGGTGACCGCGGCCGCCGCCATCACCAGCTTCCTGGTGCACGGGCAGGCGGTCACGCCCGGCACCTTCATCGGCCCGGTGCTCGGCGCCGCGGTGGCCGTCGCGACGGTGCTCGGGTACGACGCGCTGTTCCGGGAGAGCGAGCGGCGCCGCGAACTCATCGAGGAGCTCGTCTCGACCCGGGCGGAGCTGGCGGCGGCCGAACGCACCGCCGGCACGCTCGCGGAACGCGAACGCCTCGCGCGGGAGATCCACGACACCCTCGCGCAGGGCCTCTCCAGCATTCAGCTGTTCCTGCGCGCGGCCGAACGCACCCTGGAACCGGACGCGCCCGCCACCCCCCATGTCCGCCAGGCCCGCGAGGCCGCCCAGGACAACCTCGCGGAGGCCCGCCGCTTCGTCCGCGCGCTGACCCCGCCCGACCTGGAGAACGGCTCACTCGCGGCCGCCCTGGAACGGCTCTCGGACCGCAGCACGGACGCCGCTCTCACCGTGCAGTTCGCCGTCAGCGGGACCCCGGTGGAGCTGCCCACCCCGTACGAGGTGGCGCTGCTGCGTACCGCGCAGTCGGCGCTGGCCAACACTGTGCGGCACGCAGAGGCGCGGCGGGCCGAGATCACCCTGAGCTTCATGGACACCTCGGTCGCGCTGGACGTGGTCGACGACGGCCACGGCTTCTCGCCGGACACCGTCCCGGCCGGCGGCAGCGGCACCGGGACCGGTGGCTTCGGGCTGCCCGCCATGCGGTCGCGGGCCCGTTCGCTGGGCGGCACCCTGAGCGTCGAGTCGGCCCCCGGCCAGGGCACGGCCGTCGCCCTCACCCTGCCGCTCCCCGCCGGTACGGACCTGCCGCTCTCCGCCCGCACGAACGGACAGGACTCCGCATGA
- a CDS encoding IclR family transcriptional regulator, with amino-acid sequence MPPSHASTSDSKPAGPSGGVQSLERAFDLLERMADAGGEVGLSELSASSGLPLPTIHRLMRTLVVCGYVRQQPNRRYALGPRLIRLGESAARLLGTWARPYLARLVEETGETANMALLDGDEIVYVAQVPSKHSMRMFTEVGRRVLPHSTGVGKALLAHTPPDEVRALLARTGMPAATEKTITTPEGFLDALEQVRRAGYAVDDNEQEIGVRCLAVSVPNSPTSAAISISGPAGRVTEAATERIVPILQQAAKELSEVLASSGTSGG; translated from the coding sequence GTGCCGCCGTCCCACGCCAGCACATCCGACTCCAAGCCCGCCGGACCCAGCGGTGGTGTGCAGTCCCTTGAGCGCGCCTTCGATCTGCTGGAGCGGATGGCCGACGCGGGGGGCGAGGTCGGTCTGAGTGAGCTCTCCGCGAGCAGCGGGCTGCCGCTTCCCACCATTCACCGGCTGATGCGCACGCTCGTGGTCTGCGGATACGTCCGCCAGCAGCCCAACCGGCGCTATGCGCTCGGCCCGCGCCTGATCCGGCTGGGCGAGTCCGCCGCACGGCTGCTCGGCACCTGGGCCCGCCCGTATCTCGCGCGGCTGGTCGAGGAGACCGGCGAGACCGCGAACATGGCGCTGCTCGACGGCGACGAGATCGTGTACGTGGCGCAGGTGCCGTCCAAGCACTCGATGCGCATGTTCACCGAGGTGGGCCGCCGGGTGCTGCCGCACTCGACCGGTGTCGGCAAGGCGCTGCTCGCGCACACCCCGCCGGACGAGGTACGGGCGCTGCTGGCCCGCACCGGGATGCCGGCCGCCACCGAGAAGACGATCACCACCCCCGAGGGCTTCCTGGACGCGCTGGAGCAGGTCCGCCGGGCGGGCTACGCGGTGGACGACAACGAGCAGGAGATAGGGGTCCGCTGCCTCGCGGTCTCGGTGCCCAACTCACCGACCTCCGCCGCGATCTCGATCTCGGGTCCGGCGGGCCGGGTTACGGAGGCGGCCACCGAGCGGATCGTCCCGATCCTCCAGCAGGCCGCCAAGGAACTCTCCGAGGTGCTGGCCAGCAGCGGGACGTCCGGCGGCTGA
- a CDS encoding DUF5955 family protein: MGQARVTSSNEDPRVTELRTAVSRLRRELAGHPAEFPDRAIAEDELAALDAMAVSGAPEIPRLRRSLLLIAGAIGSVSALASALRDVRVAVDLFGEPPRR, translated from the coding sequence GTGGGGCAGGCGCGGGTGACCAGCAGCAACGAGGACCCGAGAGTGACGGAGCTGCGTACGGCCGTCTCCCGGCTCCGGCGCGAGCTGGCCGGACATCCCGCGGAGTTCCCGGACCGCGCGATCGCCGAGGACGAGCTGGCGGCGCTGGACGCGATGGCGGTCAGCGGCGCGCCCGAGATCCCCCGGCTCCGCCGCTCGCTGCTGCTGATCGCGGGGGCGATCGGCTCGGTCAGCGCGCTGGCGTCGGCACTCAGGGACGTACGGGTCGCCGTGGACCTCTTCGGGGAGCCGCCGCGCCGCTGA